One part of the Vicia villosa cultivar HV-30 ecotype Madison, WI linkage group LG6, Vvil1.0, whole genome shotgun sequence genome encodes these proteins:
- the LOC131609200 gene encoding uncharacterized protein LOC131609200, producing MALSNLRRLTQSTHRLPSLSFLNHSPICRPTSTLKVSDRIVRLSAIDFQGQKHNVLGLTGQTLLKALINTGLIDPDSHRLEEIDACSAHCEINIAQEWLDKLPPRSYDEEYVLKHNSRARVLNKHSRLGCQVLLNHDLQGMVVALAEPKPWDTS from the coding sequence ATGGCGTTATCAAATCTCCGACGACTAACCCAATCCACCCACCGCCTCCCCTCCCTCTCCTTCCTCAACCACTCCCCCATCTGCCGCCCCACCTCCACCCTCAAAGTCTCCGACCGCATCGTGCGTCTCTCCGCCATCGATTTCCAGGGCCAAAAACACAACGTCCTCGGCCTCACAGGCCAAACCCTCCTGAAAGCCCTAATCAACACCGGCCTAATCGATCCCGATTCCCACCGCCTCGAAGAGATCGACGCGTGCTCCGCTCACTGCGAAATCAACATCGCTCAGGAATGGCTCGATAAGCTCCCGCCGAGGAGTTACGACGAGGAGTATGTTCTGAAGCATAATTCGAGAGCTAGGGTTTTGAATAAGCACTCCAGATTGGGATGTCAGGTGCTTCTTAATCATGACCTTCAAGGTATGGTTGTTGCACTTGCTGAACCTAAGCCATGGGACACTTCTTAG